In a single window of the Elusimicrobiota bacterium genome:
- the lepB gene encoding signal peptidase I translates to MSFSRLIFLLALALAVVLPVRFWVLEPIYIATASMEPTLPVGRHLFTDKITLRFRPLRREDIVVFRPPVEGEPGDLVKRVIGLPGETVEIRAKKVLINGKELEEPYVQHTRAAEHLEGDNLGPLPVPAGQLFVLGDNRDESQDSSVWRDAQGERVYFISLKDVVGLVRGVY, encoded by the coding sequence ATGTCTTTCTCCAGGCTGATCTTCCTGCTGGCGCTGGCTTTGGCCGTGGTCCTGCCCGTGAGGTTTTGGGTCCTCGAGCCCATCTATATCGCCACGGCCTCCATGGAGCCCACCTTGCCCGTGGGCAGGCATTTGTTCACGGACAAGATTACGCTGAGATTCAGGCCCTTGAGGCGAGAGGACATCGTCGTGTTTCGCCCCCCGGTAGAGGGCGAGCCAGGGGACTTGGTCAAGAGAGTAATCGGGCTACCAGGCGAAACGGTCGAGATTCGCGCCAAAAAGGTCCTTATTAATGGAAAGGAGCTGGAGGAGCCCTATGTCCAGCATACCCGCGCCGCGGAACATTTGGAGGGGGACAATCTGGGGCCCCTGCCCGTTCCGGCCGGGCAATTATTCGTCCTGGGCGACAACCGCGATGAGTCCCAGGACTCCTCGGTCTGGAGGGATGCCCAGGGCGAAAGGGTTTATTTCATATCCCTTAAGGATG